ACTTGCAAAAATAGTTTTTAAAAAACCGGTAATTTCCATTAACACAGACATAAACATATACTAAAATACCAATTACTTCCATTAACACATACATACATCATACTAGATTAACCGTGATTAACAAAGTTAAACAGTACTTGCATCACGGCATTTATTATTATGCAAAGCGCTGCAACTTATATTACATAAGATGACTGAACTTTCTCCATATTAGTTTTCAGACACTTGAGTTGCGTCTTGAGAAGGAACTAAGGCAATCTGATCATCCAATATGAAATGGCAAATAGGTTTATCTCCTGGCTTAACGTTGAGCAATTGAAAAGGCAATGCCTTAGGGTTCATGGGTGCAGTATCCTCATGACACTCTGATACTGCATTAACTTTTGTTCCATCAGAACCCACCATTGAGACCATAAAGGTCCTTGTGCTTCCTACACTGTGGCAATAATGTATCGCATACGGGTAAGTCACTTTGTGGCATATCACGCCTTTGCCATTTGCTTTCTCCTTCACTTCTTCGATGGTATATATTTGCACCTCTGGAGTTTCCTTCTCTACTAAAGTGGAAAGTGCTATAATATTATTTGTTCCCAGATAAGATGAGGTGAAATCAACCATTGATTCTAAGGAAGTGGCACAATATTTCTTCTCGCCATTACCCGCTGGCTCCTCACACATTTTGATAGTTTTCTTGATCATTTTAGCCCCCTCTGAGTCCTTATCAATGGAAAAGTGATTTAGAATTTCTTCAATCTTGTCTGATGAGAAGGGGATGGAATCTGCAACTTTGCGAGGCAAAATGGGAGCAGGATTATAATTTTTGAGAGATGGAAGATTCATCTTTTTCCCTTGACGTAAATCTGTTTCAAAAAAGTAAGGGGTGACTGGGAGGTTTTCATTAACATCACCCTCGTTTGCTGCTTGATACCACGAACCCACTCCATAGGGTTGGCGTAATTTTTTAACTTCACCCTCTGTGGCTGCTTGATACCACGAACCCACTCCATATGGCTGGCGTAACTTTTGAACGTCGCCCTCGGTGGCTGCTTGATACCACGAACCCACTCCATATGGCTGGCGTAACTTTTGAACGTCGCCCTCGGTGACTGCTTGATACCAGGAACCCACTCCCCATGGTTGTCGTAATTTTTTAACATCACCCTCGTTTGCTGCTTGATACCACGAACCCACTCCCCATGGTTGGCGTATTTTTTTAACATCACCCTCGTTTGCTGCTTGATACCACGAACCCACTCCATAGGGTTGGCGTAATTTTTTAACTTCACCCTCTGTGGCTGCTTGATACCACGAACCCACTCCATATGGCTGGCGTAACTTTTGAACGTCGCCCTCGGTGGCTGCTTGATACCACGAACCCACTCCATATGGCTGGCGTAACCTTTGAACGTCGCCCTCGGTGGCTGCTTGATACCAGGAACCCACTCCCCATGGTTGGCGTAATTTTTTAACATCACCCTCGTTTGCTGCTTGATACCACGAACCCACTCCATAAGGTTGGCGTAATTTTTTAACTTCACCCTCTGTGGCTGCTTGATACCACGAACCCACTCCATATGGCTGGCGTAACTTTTGAACGTCACCCTCAGTGGCTGCTTGATACCACGAACCCACTCCATATGGCTGGCGTAACTTTTGAACGTCGCCCTCGGTGGCTGCTTGATACCAGGAACCCACTCCCCATGGTTGGCGTAATTTTTTAACATCACCCTCGCTTGCTGCTTGATACCACGAACCCACTCCCCATGGTTGGCGTAATTTTTTAACATCACCCTCGCTTGCTGCTTTATACCACGAACCCACTCCATAGGGTTGGCGTAATTTTTTAACTTCACCCTCTGTGGCTGCTTGATACCACGAACCCACTCCATATGGCTGGCGCAACTTGTGAACGTCACCCTCGTTTGCTGCTTGATACCACGAACCCACTCCCCATGGTTGGCGTAATTTTTTAACATCACCCTCGTTTGCTGCTTGATACCATCTGATAGCTATTCCATATGGTTGGCGCAACTTGTGAACGTCACCCTCGGAGGCTTCTTTATACCACAAAAATAGAAACTATTAGTGTTGCGCAAAACTATGTAAAATTAATACTTGCATTAGGATAGGCTGGCCCTTCCTCGGATCCTGCTAACAtaggatgctttgtgcaccgagCTTCCCTTTTATTAAAAACCTTATGTAAGCAACATTTAATATTTACTAATACATTTTTTCAAACTTTTTCAGCTTTTtagaaaaattgaaaagtaatttTACACTATTAAATCACCTATAAATGACAATAAGTAACCGTTCATAAAAAGTGGAATTAGTAATTAAAAAAATGAAGCAGGTTGCATGCTATAAGTGGTTAAAAACTTAAAATGCCACCGAAATTGTATAATTATTTCACTTTTAAGTGTATATTAGTTAAATCCTATCTATAAGAGTTCCCTTCCCGCGTTTATGTGTGCCCCTGTATAATTTTTCTAATGAATAAAAAACTGGAATATTTCAGAAATAAACTTTTTAATAATGAtctcttttattttatatatCTTGTTTGAATGTGGTAAAAAGGCATTGGTTCGGAAATTTTTTCGTGCATTATTTTGAATAATTCAAGACCTACGTAGTAAAATATATTGATTAATGCACCAGCTATGTGACATAAAGCATCCATACTTCTGCTTAACATTAATTGCTATTAAcgtcattatcatatcatcattagtTTCATTAGTTTCATATGCTAGTAAAAGAAGCTACGGTGAATGAATCCTTCTTAGCTAAACCATCTTCATTATTATCaatataataacaacaataaaagTAATATTATTGCATTATTATCAATATAAGAACAATAATAAAtgtaacaatatcaacaataataataatgataataatagtaataataaaataattagagcattatattaCTAATAATGGATCATGTTTTATGGAAGAGTAATCTAGTAGAGCATAATTTATTATCAAAACAATAGTTGGCAAGTTAATTTCTCGGATAGTCACCGTCAAGTTACGGAAATGACTCAGTAAAATCACTTTTTATTTATCTTACACCAATAAAGTCACTCATGTTTTACTCATTACCCCCACAAAATAACTCCCACATGAAAAGCCTGGAAATGACATAAGTGGCCCCTTCAGTTTGAAAGTAGATCTAAAGTTGTCTTATAAATATACCTTCCTCCTTTTTCCTTGTATTTTTGTTACCAATTTGTGTTAGTGATGAAAAACTCGAAAAATCAAATAAATGTGGATGTTCCTTAGAAAAGTCGCGACTTGGGAGAGTGCTCTCAAGAAATTTTGGATCAAATATAGAAAAAAAGTTGCCTCATGTATCCTAATGCTCTGAAACATTTCATGctatttatttggaaaaataagaaCAAACGACTCAACTAATAGTTGTAGAAATATGTAGTCGTCAGCTGTATATAATCAGTTGCTAGAAATGCAGAATAATTAATTTTAAGTAATTACTACACATCGATTCGCACAATATTTTTCTCAGGTGATTGTCCGTTAATTTAACTACAAATATTAATAGGAGACAAAAATGTGCGTagttttgataaaaaataaagaaTTTAATATGTATACATAAGTATATTTGTAGACCAACTTTATACATACTCTCAAACTTAACGACCATTTATCTCATTCTCAAGTGCTTTTCATTTAAGAGTTATTTTGTGGGATGACAAGCAATACATGAGTGATTTTACTGATATAAAACAAACAAGTGACTTTACTAAGTTATTTCTATAACTTGGATGACCACCAAAAAAATTAACTCGAGTTGGCCAATACTCTCACACTGACCATGATATTTGATAGTTAAAAAAATAACTTGAGTCGGACTTGATCCTATTACCAGAATAGTGTAGAGCATCCTTAATGGGTCTGGGCATAGGAGTGTTGGGCAGCTTGACTTTCCAATACACCTCAGGAGATAAATTAGCTGCATGACTTGCTATAAAAGCAAGCTTCATTAACACAaccaggaaaaaaaaattaaatgttcATCAGCTTCTTAATTAATTTTCATAATACATCCAaataaatatagaaaagaatattATTTTGCTCACAGAAAGAAGTATGAAGAAGTAATGGTGATGCAACTCCATTGAAGTTGTAACTGAACTCAGTAGAATTAATTGCCAAAGGATTTAGAGCTAGGCTCATGAGGAACTCTGATGCAAAATGCTGTCCTATTTATAAGGGTAAAGCAAGGGCATTTTTGGAATGCGAAATAAATATAAAAGCTATAGTCCTCTCTCCCTAATGATTGTCTATTTTATTTGTTGAGAGTTACATCATTATTAATAAAATTAAATGTATTTCTTACcatgatgatatggggaaaaTTATAATCTTTTAGTACTATTTTTCCTATACTTATCAGCAAAAGGTGAGATGGAATTCCCAAAAGTATCAAGTTCGAGTTGTGAGaataaaaaaaattccaaatATACAACATTTTATTGTTTTTAGTGAATCTACTTAATGCGAATCCGGATTAATCAGGCCAATAAGCTGAATACCAGATGGTTAGAATATAGTTTTTGCATTTTTTGATTACTTGACTTTTGATAATACAGTAATCAGCCTGTGGAAAAAAAATATTAGCTTGTGCATGTTAGCGAAAGTAATAGTCAATTTGATACCTGATCAGTTGACAAACAAATTGGAAGAGCAGGAGTAATATTTGAAGGTTAAATTACTAGATAGCCCCTTAAATTTGGGATGATTTCTTAGTTAGATATTTAAATTAAGTCGATGACAAATTGTGAATGATGGTTTGTGCGATGAAGGATGATATATTTATCGCCATCACTAATTTATACAAATGACTTtcagcccatttgacttagcttaaaaaaagcagcttataagctaaaaaaaataaattggggtaGCCAAACGAGCcgaattattttttttggcttattttaagcacaaaatggcttataagctgatcagctaaacactcaaaaaaactgaaaacagcaaataagttgttttcagcaacttataagctaagccaaacgagcTCTTTTACGTAAATGGTCTCACAGACGCATATAAAGATATCTATCTAG
Above is a genomic segment from Lycium barbarum isolate Lr01 chromosome 12, ASM1917538v2, whole genome shotgun sequence containing:
- the LOC132623609 gene encoding BURP domain-containing protein 9-like isoform X1, giving the protein MELHHHYFFILLSLAFIASHAANLSPEVYWKVKLPNTPMPRPIKDALHYSEASEGDVHKLRQPYGIAIRWYQAANEGDVKKLRQPWGVGSWYQAANEGDVHKLRQPYGVGSWYQAATEGEVKKLRQPYGVGSWYKAASEGDVKKLRQPWGVGSWYQAASEGDVKKLRQPWGVGSWYQAATEGDVQKLRQPYGVGSWYQAATEGDVQKLRQPYGVGSWYQAATEGEVKKLRQPYGVGSWYQAANEGDVKKLRQPWGVGSWYQAATEGDVQRLRQPYGVGSWYQAATEGDVQKLRQPYGVGSWYQAATEGEVKKLRQPYGVGSWYQAANEGDVKKIRQPWGVGSWYQAANEGDVKKLRQPWGVGSWYQAVTEGDVQKLRQPYGVGSWYQAATEGDVQKLRQPYGVGSWYQAATEGEVKKLRQPYGVGSWYQAANEGDVNENLPVTPYFFETDLRQGKKMNLPSLKNYNPAPILPRKVADSIPFSSDKIEEILNHFSIDKDSEGAKMIKKTIKMCEEPAGNGEKKYCATSLESMVDFTSSYLGTNNIIALSTLVEKETPEVQIYTIEEVKEKANGKGVICHKVTYPYAIHYCHSVGSTRTFMVSMVGSDGTKVNAVSECHEDTAPMNPKALPFQLLNVKPGDKPICHFILDDQIALVPSQDATQVSEN
- the LOC132623609 gene encoding BURP domain-containing protein 9-like isoform X2; the protein is MELHHHYFFILLSLAFIASHAANLSPEVYWKVKLPNTPMPRPIKDALHYSEASEGDVHKLRQPWGVGSWYQAANEGDVHKLRQPYGVGSWYQAATEGEVKKLRQPYGVGSWYKAASEGDVKKLRQPWGVGSWYQAASEGDVKKLRQPWGVGSWYQAATEGDVQKLRQPYGVGSWYQAATEGDVQKLRQPYGVGSWYQAATEGEVKKLRQPYGVGSWYQAANEGDVKKLRQPWGVGSWYQAATEGDVQRLRQPYGVGSWYQAATEGDVQKLRQPYGVGSWYQAATEGEVKKLRQPYGVGSWYQAANEGDVKKIRQPWGVGSWYQAANEGDVKKLRQPWGVGSWYQAVTEGDVQKLRQPYGVGSWYQAATEGDVQKLRQPYGVGSWYQAATEGEVKKLRQPYGVGSWYQAANEGDVNENLPVTPYFFETDLRQGKKMNLPSLKNYNPAPILPRKVADSIPFSSDKIEEILNHFSIDKDSEGAKMIKKTIKMCEEPAGNGEKKYCATSLESMVDFTSSYLGTNNIIALSTLVEKETPEVQIYTIEEVKEKANGKGVICHKVTYPYAIHYCHSVGSTRTFMVSMVGSDGTKVNAVSECHEDTAPMNPKALPFQLLNVKPGDKPICHFILDDQIALVPSQDATQVSEN